From Segatella copri, the proteins below share one genomic window:
- the feoB gene encoding ferrous iron transport protein B has translation MKLSELKTGESAVIVKVSGHGGFRKRVIEMGFIKGKKVDVLLNAPLQDPVKYKIMGYEVSLRHSEADHIEVVSIDEAKNDAKLSKAEEEDRQQVINSKVIDSNDSDEQALGDKMLVAERKDNASNEALAEQEAERLHRVINVALVGNPNCGKTSLFNFASGAHERVGNYSGVTVDAKVGEANFNGYHFNLVDLPGTYSLSAYSPEELYVRKQLIEHTPDIVINVIDTSNLERNLYLTTQLIDMHIRMVCALNMFDETEKRGDNIDYDKLGELFGISMIPTVFTNGRGVDKLFETIIELYEGKEDSSAHYRHIHINHGHEIEHGIEHIQKYLKADDSIRQRYSTRYLSIKLLENDKHAEEYVSHLKSAKEIFAARDEAAKRVKEETLEDSETAIMDAKYGFIHGALQEAGYEPGKAKDTYQVTHLIDRILTNKYVGFPIFVLLLFIMFSATFVLGEIPKGWIEDGVAWLGEFISNTMPDGPVKDMLVDGVIGGVGAVIVFLPQILILYFFISYMEDSGYMARAAFIMDKLMHKMGLHGKSFIPLIMGFGCNVPAVMATRTIESHRSRLITMLILPLMSCSARLPIYIMVIGTFFAIQYRSLIMVSLYLIGIFLAVILSRIFASFVVKGEDTPFVMELPPYRFPTWKAIGRHTWEKGKQYLKKMGGIILVASIIVWALGYFPHNEELDNQAQQEQSYIGRIGKTIEPIFTPQGFDWKLDVGLVSGVGAKEIVASTMGVLYSNNDSFSDDQDYNDEDGKYEVLKKQMTSDLKKTYGYSDAEAAAKATLTAYCFLLFVLLYFPCIATIAAIKGETGSWKWAGFAAGYTTLLAWVVSALVFQIGCLFI, from the coding sequence ATGAAATTATCAGAACTTAAAACAGGTGAAAGCGCCGTTATCGTCAAGGTATCAGGACACGGTGGCTTCAGAAAGAGAGTCATCGAGATGGGATTCATCAAAGGCAAGAAGGTAGATGTACTCCTTAACGCCCCACTCCAGGACCCTGTAAAATACAAGATCATGGGCTATGAAGTTTCTCTCCGCCACAGCGAAGCCGACCATATCGAGGTGGTTTCCATTGATGAAGCCAAGAACGATGCAAAGCTCAGCAAGGCGGAAGAAGAAGACCGCCAACAGGTAATTAACTCAAAAGTAATAGATTCCAACGATAGCGACGAGCAGGCGCTCGGCGACAAGATGCTCGTAGCTGAAAGAAAAGACAATGCCAGCAACGAAGCCCTGGCTGAACAGGAAGCAGAAAGACTCCACCGCGTCATCAACGTGGCACTGGTAGGAAATCCAAACTGCGGTAAGACTTCCCTCTTCAACTTTGCTTCGGGTGCTCACGAACGCGTAGGAAACTATAGCGGTGTAACCGTGGATGCGAAAGTAGGTGAAGCCAATTTCAACGGCTACCACTTCAATCTGGTAGATTTGCCGGGTACCTATTCCCTCTCGGCTTATTCGCCAGAAGAACTCTATGTGCGCAAGCAGCTCATCGAGCATACGCCGGATATCGTCATCAACGTCATCGACACCAGCAACCTGGAGCGCAATCTCTATCTCACCACACAATTGATAGATATGCACATCCGCATGGTCTGCGCCCTCAATATGTTTGATGAAACCGAGAAGCGTGGCGATAACATCGACTACGACAAACTGGGCGAACTCTTTGGTATCTCGATGATTCCTACCGTCTTCACCAATGGCCGAGGCGTAGATAAGCTCTTCGAGACCATCATCGAACTCTACGAAGGCAAGGAAGATTCCAGCGCTCACTATCGCCATATCCACATCAACCACGGACATGAGATAGAACATGGTATCGAGCATATCCAGAAATATCTGAAGGCAGATGATTCCATCCGCCAGCGCTACTCTACCCGATACCTCTCTATCAAGTTGTTGGAGAATGATAAGCACGCCGAGGAATACGTAAGTCATCTGAAATCGGCCAAGGAAATTTTCGCAGCCCGTGACGAGGCAGCCAAGCGTGTGAAGGAAGAGACCCTGGAGGATAGCGAAACCGCCATCATGGATGCCAAATACGGTTTTATCCATGGCGCATTGCAGGAAGCAGGCTATGAACCGGGCAAGGCGAAGGATACCTATCAGGTAACCCACCTCATCGACAGAATCCTGACCAATAAATATGTAGGCTTCCCTATCTTCGTCCTCCTGCTGTTCATCATGTTCTCAGCCACCTTCGTTCTGGGCGAGATTCCTAAGGGATGGATTGAGGACGGCGTAGCATGGCTGGGCGAGTTCATCAGTAATACGATGCCGGACGGACCTGTAAAGGATATGCTGGTAGATGGTGTGATTGGTGGTGTAGGTGCCGTGATCGTGTTCCTGCCACAGATTCTGATTCTGTATTTCTTCATTTCTTATATGGAGGATTCGGGATATATGGCTCGTGCAGCCTTCATCATGGATAAGCTGATGCACAAGATGGGCCTGCATGGCAAGTCATTCATCCCGCTGATTATGGGATTCGGATGTAACGTACCTGCGGTGATGGCAACGAGAACCATCGAGAGTCACCGTTCGCGTCTGATTACGATGCTGATATTGCCATTGATGAGCTGTTCGGCTCGTCTGCCAATCTACATCATGGTCATCGGAACATTCTTTGCCATCCAATACCGTTCGCTCATCATGGTATCGCTCTATCTCATCGGCATCTTCCTAGCCGTGATATTGAGCCGCATCTTTGCCAGTTTCGTGGTGAAGGGCGAAGATACCCCGTTCGTAATGGAGTTGCCTCCTTACCGCTTCCCTACCTGGAAGGCGATAGGCCGCCATACCTGGGAGAAGGGTAAGCAGTACTTGAAGAAGATGGGTGGTATCATCCTTGTGGCAAGTATCATCGTATGGGCTTTGGGGTATTTTCCTCATAATGAAGAACTTGATAACCAGGCCCAGCAGGAGCAAAGCTATATCGGCAGAATCGGTAAGACCATCGAGCCTATCTTTACCCCACAGGGATTCGACTGGAAACTGGATGTGGGCTTGGTTTCCGGTGTGGGTGCCAAGGAGATTGTAGCCTCAACAATGGGCGTGCTCTACAGCAACAACGACAGTTTCTCTGATGATCAGGATTACAACGATGAAGACGGAAAATACGAGGTTTTGAAGAAACAGATGACTTCAGACCTGAAGAAGACCTACGGTTACAGCGATGCCGAGGCAGCAGCGAAGGCAACGCTCACCGCCTACTGTTTCCTCCTCTTTGTATTGCTCTACTTCCCTTGCATCGCCACAATCGCTGCCATCAAGGGCGAGACGGGCAGTTGGAAATGGGCAGGCTTCGCCGCCGGCTACACCACGCTCCTGGCATGGGTAGTATCAGCCCTGGTCTTCCAGATAGGATGTTTGTTTATCTAA
- the secA gene encoding preprotein translocase subunit SecA: MNFNKILQSLFGNKSTRDMKLIQPIVEKIKAEYPKMQALSNDELRAKTKELQKYVQEYAKEEKAKIAELKAKIEDTPIDEREGIFNQIDKLEQEALDKYEEALNEVLPQVFAIVKDTARRFAENEETIVTATDFDRELASNPANDFVTIDGDKAIYHNHWTAGGNDMKWEMIHYDVQLFGGVVLHQGKIAEMATGEGKTLVGTTPIFLNALTGNGVHVVTVNDYLAKRDSEWMGPLYMFHGLSVDCIDKHRPNSDERRKAYLADITFGTNNEFGFDYLRDNMATNPADLVQRQHNYAIVDEVDSVLIDDARTPLIISGPIPKGDDQMFEQYQPLVEKLYEVQRKQATELLAEAKQKINEGTKAKNQELLDEGFLALFRSYKALPKNKPLIKYLSEEGIKAGLLKTEEYYMANNNREMPKATEPLYFVVDEKMNSADLTDKGTDWLAKQVNDKELFVLPDITTEMSELEARTDLTDQERLDKKDEMLAHYGVQSERVHTLQQLLKGYTMFNKDDEYVVMDGQVKIVDEQTGRIMEGRRWSDGLHQAIEAKEHVKVEAATQTFATITLQNYFRMYHKLAGMTGTASTESGEFWDIYKLDVVEIPTNRPIQRKDLDDRVYKTAREKYRAVIDEIEETRNAGRPVLVGTTSVEISELLSKMLKMRNIPHNVLNAKLHQQEAQIVAEAGRSVNGKGAVTIATNMAGRGTDIKLTPEVKAAGGLAIIGTERHESRRVDRQLRGRAGRQGDPGSSVFYVSLEDKLMRLFASERIAKVMDRLGFEDGERIESPMISKSIERAQRKVEENNFGIRKHLLEYDDVMNRQRTVIYEKRRHALMGERIGMDIANIIWDRVLNIVNNNDFFGAKEEFLKVLAMEIPFNEDEYENGRREDLAERAFQEAMATFKRKTDRIQATAMPIIKQVYENQGAIYERIMVPITDGKRMYNIPCNLKEAYESEAKNVVKEFEKSVVLQIIDDDWKENLRKLDELKHSVQNASYEQKDPLLIFKLESAKVWDAMINDMYDRIASILMRGQIPVMEQEQPVQEAAPEQHTQQNYVESKVDLDAEREAQEAAANQDTREGAQVNRTPYRAEHMPRPNDPCPCGSGKKFKNCHGRNL, from the coding sequence ATGAACTTTAACAAAATTCTCCAGTCATTGTTTGGCAACAAGTCAACTCGCGATATGAAGTTGATCCAGCCAATCGTAGAAAAGATCAAGGCAGAGTATCCTAAGATGCAGGCCTTAAGCAATGACGAACTTCGTGCAAAAACAAAAGAACTTCAGAAGTACGTACAGGAGTACGCCAAGGAAGAGAAGGCTAAGATTGCTGAACTCAAGGCTAAAATTGAAGACACTCCTATCGATGAGCGTGAAGGTATCTTCAACCAGATCGACAAGTTAGAGCAGGAAGCACTCGACAAGTATGAGGAAGCCCTCAACGAGGTTTTGCCTCAGGTTTTCGCTATCGTTAAGGATACTGCTCGCCGTTTCGCTGAGAACGAGGAAACAATAGTTACTGCTACCGACTTCGACCGCGAGTTGGCTTCTAATCCAGCTAACGACTTCGTTACCATCGATGGCGACAAGGCTATCTATCACAACCACTGGACAGCCGGCGGTAATGATATGAAGTGGGAAATGATTCACTACGATGTACAGCTCTTCGGTGGTGTTGTTCTCCATCAGGGTAAGATTGCCGAGATGGCTACCGGTGAGGGTAAGACCCTTGTAGGTACAACACCTATCTTCCTGAATGCCTTGACTGGCAATGGTGTTCACGTCGTTACCGTGAACGACTATTTGGCTAAGCGTGACTCTGAGTGGATGGGACCTCTCTATATGTTCCACGGTCTCTCTGTAGATTGTATCGACAAGCACCGTCCTAATTCCGACGAGCGTCGCAAGGCATACCTGGCAGATATCACCTTCGGTACCAACAACGAGTTCGGTTTCGATTATCTTCGCGATAACATGGCTACCAACCCAGCCGACCTGGTACAGCGCCAGCACAACTACGCCATCGTCGATGAGGTCGACTCAGTATTGATTGATGATGCCCGTACCCCATTGATCATCTCTGGTCCTATTCCTAAGGGCGACGACCAGATGTTTGAGCAGTATCAGCCATTGGTTGAGAAACTTTATGAGGTACAGCGCAAGCAGGCTACAGAATTGCTCGCCGAGGCTAAGCAGAAGATTAACGAAGGTACAAAAGCTAAGAATCAGGAACTCCTTGATGAAGGCTTCCTCGCACTCTTCCGTTCTTACAAGGCATTGCCTAAGAACAAGCCATTGATCAAGTATCTTTCTGAGGAAGGTATCAAAGCTGGTCTGCTGAAGACCGAGGAGTACTACATGGCAAACAACAACCGTGAGATGCCTAAGGCTACTGAGCCATTGTACTTCGTAGTAGACGAGAAAATGAATTCTGCCGACCTTACCGATAAGGGAACCGACTGGTTGGCTAAGCAGGTAAACGACAAGGAACTCTTCGTATTGCCTGATATCACAACAGAAATGAGTGAACTCGAGGCACGTACAGACCTTACCGACCAGGAGCGTCTTGACAAGAAAGACGAGATGCTGGCTCACTATGGTGTACAGAGCGAACGTGTTCACACCTTGCAGCAGCTCCTGAAGGGTTACACCATGTTCAATAAGGACGACGAATATGTTGTCATGGACGGACAGGTGAAGATTGTGGATGAGCAGACAGGACGTATCATGGAAGGCCGTCGCTGGAGCGATGGTTTGCACCAGGCTATTGAAGCTAAGGAGCACGTAAAGGTAGAGGCTGCTACACAGACCTTTGCTACCATCACACTTCAGAACTACTTCCGTATGTACCACAAACTCGCAGGTATGACCGGTACAGCAAGTACAGAGTCAGGTGAGTTCTGGGATATCTACAAACTCGATGTTGTTGAGATTCCAACCAACCGCCCTATCCAGCGTAAGGACTTGGATGACCGTGTATACAAGACTGCCCGCGAGAAATATCGTGCAGTTATCGACGAAATCGAGGAAACACGTAATGCTGGCCGCCCAGTCTTGGTAGGTACAACATCTGTCGAGATTTCTGAGTTGTTGAGCAAGATGTTGAAGATGCGCAACATTCCTCATAATGTATTGAACGCTAAGCTGCACCAGCAGGAGGCTCAGATTGTAGCCGAGGCAGGTCGCTCAGTAAACGGTAAGGGTGCCGTAACCATCGCTACCAACATGGCAGGTCGTGGTACCGATATCAAGCTGACTCCTGAGGTAAAGGCTGCAGGTGGTCTTGCCATCATCGGTACAGAACGTCATGAGAGCCGCCGTGTAGACCGTCAGCTCCGTGGTCGTGCCGGTCGTCAGGGTGACCCAGGTTCTTCTGTATTCTATGTATCATTGGAGGATAAGCTGATGCGTCTGTTCGCTTCAGAGCGTATCGCCAAGGTTATGGATCGTCTCGGTTTCGAGGATGGCGAGCGTATCGAGAGCCCAATGATCAGCAAGAGCATCGAGCGTGCTCAGCGCAAGGTTGAGGAAAACAACTTCGGTATCCGTAAACACCTCTTGGAGTATGATGACGTGATGAACCGTCAGCGTACCGTTATCTACGAGAAGCGTCGCCACGCCCTCATGGGTGAGCGTATCGGTATGGATATTGCCAACATCATCTGGGACCGCGTATTGAACATCGTCAACAACAACGACTTCTTCGGTGCCAAGGAAGAGTTCCTGAAAGTTCTCGCTATGGAGATTCCATTCAACGAGGATGAGTATGAGAACGGCAGACGTGAGGATTTGGCAGAGCGTGCTTTCCAGGAGGCTATGGCTACATTCAAGCGTAAGACAGACCGCATCCAGGCTACAGCTATGCCTATCATCAAGCAGGTATACGAAAACCAGGGTGCTATATACGAGCGCATCATGGTGCCTATCACAGACGGCAAGCGCATGTACAATATTCCTTGCAACCTCAAGGAGGCATACGAGAGCGAGGCTAAGAACGTAGTTAAGGAGTTTGAGAAGAGCGTTGTTCTCCAGATTATCGATGACGACTGGAAGGAGAACCTCCGCAAGCTCGACGAACTGAAGCACTCTGTACAGAATGCAAGCTACGAGCAGAAGGATCCTCTCCTCATCTTTAAGTTGGAGAGTGCCAAGGTTTGGGATGCCATGATCAATGACATGTACGACCGTATTGCAAGTATCCTGATGCGTGGTCAGATTCCAGTAATGGAGCAAGAGCAGCCAGTTCAGGAGGCAGCTCCTGAGCAGCACACTCAGCAGAACTATGTAGAAAGCAAGGTAGATTTGGATGCAGAGCGTGAGGCACAGGAGGCAGCTGCTAACCAGGATACCCGAGAGGGCGCACAGGTAAACCGCACTCCTTACCGTGCAGAGCACATGCCACGTCCTAACGACCCATGTCCATGCGGAAGCGGCAAGAAGTTTAAGAACTGCCACGGCAGAAACCTGTAA
- a CDS encoding Lnb N-terminal periplasmic domain-containing protein, producing MAAQDFSRDKDSDISVQNSRVNEEATAWLDSVDISLLTCGPGQEVWSYYGHTALRIQNKAMGTDVAVNWGMFSFNQSCFVLRFVFGLTDYQIGIYPMSDFIAEYAHEGRWVRQQRLRLSRTEKLGILRSIDKNAQPENRVYRYNFFYDNCTTRAREMILSNIGNQSTNFKDIPTPSTYREEIHKLNGQHRWARFGNDLLLGCQADRPITQREWEFLPDNLSKDFATEGRTDFIDASQTADGKTNATSASGYITLVDETSDIIPAQAQITDDAPVTPQMIAIALAIIIIGTTVRECVKKKNYWWFDAILLVLTGLPGLILFTMIFSQHPTVQINFQILILNPLNLIFAWKTVKRMKACRQYWYFELLGWLLLIALFMQIWQNYAEGMSILALSLLARYCVKSTMMDLSPNNYGLQKHIVKKFRKNK from the coding sequence GTGGCTGCACAGGATTTTTCAAGAGACAAGGACTCTGATATTTCTGTGCAGAACAGTCGTGTCAATGAAGAAGCTACTGCGTGGCTTGATTCTGTTGACATTTCTCTCCTGACTTGCGGACCAGGCCAGGAGGTGTGGTCGTATTATGGACATACCGCTCTCCGCATCCAGAACAAAGCTATGGGAACGGATGTTGCCGTCAACTGGGGTATGTTTAGTTTTAACCAAAGTTGCTTTGTACTCCGTTTTGTTTTCGGACTCACCGATTACCAGATCGGCATCTACCCGATGAGCGACTTCATTGCCGAATATGCACATGAAGGTAGATGGGTAAGACAGCAGCGCCTCCGTCTCTCCCGTACAGAGAAACTGGGAATTCTGAGAAGCATCGACAAGAATGCACAGCCGGAGAACCGCGTATACCGCTACAATTTCTTCTATGATAATTGTACGACCCGGGCACGCGAGATGATTCTCTCCAACATTGGAAACCAGAGTACCAACTTTAAAGATATCCCTACCCCTTCTACCTACAGGGAAGAGATTCACAAGCTCAACGGACAGCACCGCTGGGCAAGATTCGGCAATGACCTCCTTTTGGGTTGTCAGGCAGACCGCCCTATCACACAAAGAGAATGGGAATTCTTGCCAGACAATCTGAGCAAAGACTTTGCCACAGAAGGAAGAACCGACTTTATTGATGCATCTCAGACTGCAGACGGCAAGACCAATGCAACAAGTGCCAGCGGCTATATCACTCTGGTAGATGAAACATCCGATATCATCCCAGCCCAGGCACAAATAACAGACGATGCTCCTGTTACACCACAAATGATAGCCATAGCTCTGGCAATCATCATCATAGGAACAACGGTAAGAGAATGTGTAAAAAAGAAAAACTACTGGTGGTTTGATGCCATCCTGCTTGTCCTGACAGGATTACCGGGACTGATTCTCTTTACCATGATCTTCTCGCAGCATCCTACTGTACAGATAAATTTCCAGATTCTGATACTGAATCCGCTCAACCTCATCTTTGCCTGGAAGACTGTCAAGAGGATGAAAGCATGTCGTCAGTATTGGTATTTCGAACTCCTGGGATGGCTTCTGCTCATAGCCCTGTTCATGCAGATATGGCAGAACTATGCTGAGGGTATGAGTATTTTGGCACTTTCTTTGCTAGCGAGATACTGCGTCAAGTCGACCATGATGGATTTAAGTCCAAACAATTACGGTCTACAGAAGCATATCGTAAAGAAATTCAGAAAGAATAAATAG
- the lptC gene encoding LPS export ABC transporter periplasmic protein LptC, with amino-acid sequence MYRIKGSYVVGILMFLILAGCQNQVEHTAPAIRPQDSVAMMTSYGVNTLVSDSGVMKYRIVTERWEVNTSKNPSLWIFDKGLLLEQFDEKFHINSYIQCDTAYYYDQQKIWKLYGRVSILTKDGLRFNSEQLTWDQNKHELSSNVFSKLVTPERTLQGSHFWSDEKMTRYYVSNSKGSFEKGDLTGGGGAADTLSSQPDSVKNNFRQPATPVRATTIPIMH; translated from the coding sequence ATGTATAGAATAAAAGGCTCTTATGTTGTCGGTATCCTGATGTTCCTGATTTTGGCTGGTTGCCAGAACCAGGTAGAACATACTGCGCCCGCCATCCGTCCGCAAGACTCGGTGGCGATGATGACGTCGTATGGTGTAAATACATTGGTAAGCGACTCGGGAGTTATGAAATATCGCATCGTAACAGAACGGTGGGAGGTGAATACCAGCAAGAATCCATCTTTGTGGATCTTTGATAAGGGACTTTTGCTGGAGCAGTTTGATGAGAAATTCCATATTAATAGTTATATCCAGTGTGATACAGCTTATTATTATGATCAGCAGAAGATATGGAAACTTTATGGTAGGGTGAGTATCCTGACCAAAGATGGTTTGCGCTTCAATAGTGAGCAACTTACCTGGGATCAGAATAAGCACGAATTGTCAAGTAACGTATTCAGTAAACTTGTTACTCCTGAAAGAACGTTACAGGGTTCTCATTTCTGGAGTGATGAAAAGATGACGCGCTATTATGTGAGCAATTCGAAGGGTAGCTTTGAAAAGGGAGACCTGACAGGAGGTGGTGGTGCTGCCGATACTTTGAGCAGCCAGCCTGATTCTGTCAAGAATAACTTCCGTCAGCCTGCTACACCTGTCAGAGCCACTACGATTCCTATCATGCACTAA
- a CDS encoding hemolysin family protein: MNEQVDMSLVVGILITMVFSAFFSGMEIAFVSSNRMLAEMDKEKNGLTQRLLSLFYNHPNGFVSTMLVGNNIALVVYGILIARLFDNTIFAGFDAAFTVPADTILSTLIVLFTGEFLPKTLFKSNPNRLLSIFSPIAYLCYVVLWPISKFSTFLSKCLLRLVGMKMDAEGTDEGFSKVDLDYLVQSSIDNATNEDEINDEVKIFQNALDFSDTKVRDCMVPRTEIQAVEMDTSLEELQQKFIESGNSKIIVYEEDIDHIAGYIHSSELFHHPSRWQDHIRTLPFVPETMQAQKLMQTFLQQKKSLGIVVDEFGGTSGLVSLEDIVEEIFGDIEDEHDSAKYVAKKTDDGDYLLSARLEIDKVNDMFGLELPESDEYMTVGGLILHEYQSFPKLNEVIKFDNFEFKIIKSTSRKIELVKLHIIK; this comes from the coding sequence ATGAATGAACAGGTGGATATGAGTTTAGTCGTAGGCATTCTCATTACGATGGTCTTCTCAGCATTCTTCAGCGGAATGGAGATTGCCTTCGTCTCTTCTAACCGTATGTTGGCGGAGATGGATAAGGAGAAAAACGGCCTTACGCAACGACTGTTATCTTTGTTTTATAATCATCCGAATGGCTTTGTCAGTACTATGCTCGTGGGCAACAATATAGCCCTTGTTGTTTATGGTATTCTGATAGCCCGTCTTTTTGACAATACGATTTTCGCAGGTTTTGATGCAGCCTTTACGGTGCCTGCAGATACCATTCTGTCTACGCTGATAGTACTCTTTACAGGTGAGTTTCTGCCAAAGACGCTTTTCAAGTCTAATCCGAACCGCTTGCTTTCTATCTTCAGTCCGATAGCTTATCTGTGCTATGTGGTATTGTGGCCTATCAGCAAGTTCAGTACTTTCTTGAGTAAGTGCCTGCTGCGTCTGGTGGGTATGAAGATGGATGCAGAGGGGACAGATGAAGGCTTTTCTAAGGTAGACCTTGATTATCTTGTGCAGTCAAGTATCGATAACGCTACCAATGAAGATGAAATTAATGATGAGGTGAAGATATTCCAGAATGCCCTTGATTTCTCTGATACTAAAGTACGCGACTGTATGGTGCCCCGTACGGAGATTCAGGCAGTTGAAATGGATACTTCTCTCGAAGAACTGCAGCAGAAATTCATAGAGAGCGGTAATTCGAAAATCATAGTATATGAAGAGGATATAGACCATATTGCGGGATATATTCACAGTTCCGAACTGTTCCATCATCCTTCACGTTGGCAGGATCATATCCGTACACTTCCTTTTGTGCCTGAAACGATGCAGGCACAGAAACTGATGCAGACTTTTTTGCAGCAGAAGAAGTCTTTGGGTATCGTTGTTGATGAGTTTGGAGGTACTAGCGGTTTGGTGAGTCTGGAGGATATCGTGGAGGAAATCTTCGGTGATATAGAAGATGAGCACGACTCAGCCAAATATGTAGCTAAGAAAACCGATGATGGTGACTATCTCCTTTCTGCACGACTGGAGATTGACAAGGTGAACGATATGTTTGGTCTTGAACTGCCGGAAAGTGATGAATATATGACTGTAGGCGGTTTGATATTGCATGAATATCAGAGTTTTCCTAAACTCAACGAGGTGATTAAGTTTGATAACTTTGAGTTCAAGATTATCAAGTCAACATCCCGTAAAATAGAGCTTGTTAAACTCCACATCATCAAATAG